aattggtaaaaaaaagactttaaaaatttatatctTTGGCTTTAGTAATTCCACcttctttgtttctatttcaaGAAAATTATCAGAAATATAAACAAGGATGATAATTATTAAAagtgaaatttttcaaaaatcaaagtACATGCTCCAAAAAATCAGATTAGTTATGTAAATTTTGGTAGTACATATTCTTCAAATTACAAGACACTTTAtgaagatttaattttttaatgataaattattaaaatgttaaatgacaaggtacaaactttcatatatacacacacacacacatatatataccatCTGGTTCCATCTGCATGTAAAAATGATGAGCATAggtaatttttctatttcctcatttttctctcAAAATTCTTTATACTTTGTTATCAAAGGGTGAGAAgccaaagagagagaaagcagagacagaggcagaaagtttaaaaaaagagagataaaattCCAGCATAGCCTTTCTCTCCTCTTGCTGTATCCTTTGCTTATCCTGAAGATTTTCTAAAGCATTTTGCTTCTTTGGCACAGTGGGAAAAGTCACTTGTGAAGTCACTTCATAATGTACTGATGTAATATCATTAGATCAGAGTGCCCTAATTCatttagaagaggaaggaactgcTGGAAGCAAGAGGCCAGAGTTCTAGTTCCAACTGTGgtacttactggctgtgtgatcttgagtgaGTCGTTGATGTTTTCCACCATTAGAAGAATAATTAGACCCTTGTATCTCAAAAAGTTTGTGTAGAGAGGTAAGAATGGGGGCAAGGAGATAGAGAGAGGAGTAGTCTAAAAAGTAACTGGGATTTTTGTCATTATCATTCTTTAATGATTTAATGAATGCTCTGAAAGGTCCTTTACTATGTAGCTATAATTCCATAAACTTATTTACCTGATGGGcagatttatttgttcattcattgatttattaAATCATAGTACTCAATTCACAAATACTTCTGTCTTAGAAACATTCTAAGAACGCATTTTAATTTGGCTTCATAAACAGTAAAACATTGGGTAActggttgctaaaaataaaattcttaagcAGTAAATTATTGGCAGTATTCATAATTACTCTTTGCAATGcctcttatttttctcttaaaagggCCAGATGGTCATGTGACTAGATATGATTTGGATTGGCTGGTGAAAAACAGCTATGAAGGGCAGAAGCAAAAGGTCATCCTGCCTAGAATTTTATGGAATGCTGAAATCTTCCAGCAAGCCCAAGCTCCATCTGTAGATTTCCAGAGCTTCTTAGAAACCAGTTAGGGACTAAAGGACTTTCTGCAAAACTTTCTGCTCTATGGAATTGCCTTTGTAGAAAATGTTCCTCCCACTCAAGAACACACAGAGACGTTGGCAGAAAGGATCAGCTTGATCAGGTAATTCATTAGTTCCCTGTTATCTGCAATTTATTTCCAGAATATGAATACCCTTGTTTTTAATCTAGAATATTTTGTGGCCTGAATAAGGGTATTCTCATTTATAGTGCTGTACTTGAGGCTTGGATTTCTAATCTCTAAAGACACATATATGTTAATTATGATGAAGACTTCAAAGTTACTGGTATATTTTTCGAAATCTTCAAAGTGAGAGGTACCACTGCATACTAGAGAAAACACTAACTGAGTAAAGAGAACAGGTAGTAGTGTGAGTTCCACCAACAGCCTGCCATCCCATGGCATCTATTTTCCCATGTGATCAATAAAAGTATTGAATGAGATGGCGCCTATCATACAGTTTGCTTTCTATGATTATTAAGGCTTCATCAGAGACtgatagttaataatactgcctTATACCATATAGCATTTAACCAGCATATTCACAcccattattttcttttggtcATTACAGAAAATCCTGAAAAGTGTGTGTTTTATCCCCTATTCTACTGATGAGGCAATTGAGTCTCATATATGTTAAGTGCCTTGCCCAGGGTTGCTCTGCTAGTAAGCAATTCAGATTCAGATTCCTGTAGGATTCAGAGAGATCAGATTTCCTGATCCTAAATACAGCGTTCTTGCCACTTGCCAGTCTGAATATCTAGTTAGTATATAGATGGATCTTCTCTAGTATTAAGCGAACTTACTTCATTATAATTAGTACTTTCCTTTTACTTAATAGCCAGATATACTTCATTGTGTAGTAGATAGTATGCTAGGTCATTTGCCCTATCCCAATAGAGTATAGTCAACATTTGTCAACCATTCAGTCTAAAACACAATTTGAGTACTTTCAAGTAAAAGAAGCAATAAATAACCTGAGAGTACTTTAGAGATTATAGTTCAAGTGGAAGAACACTTCCTGTATAGACTTTGAGGGTTCAGAGAATAATATGAACTGAAAGCTAAGGAATTAAAGTGACCTTTAGTCAGATCCTACCCCACTGGGAAAATAACTATAAAATCAGAACCTGTGATGTATATCTCAAGAAGAGACACAACAGTGATACACCAACAGTGATAGTGATACAGCATCTCACTAAATACTTGGTAACATAagtatccttttctttttttcttatttctccatGTCCAGAAGATAGATGAGAATTTACATTAATTAATTCTAAAAATAGCtgcataaaaacattttttctatgcAAGGAAGGTGAGCACAGGAAAGAACCTTGAATATGAAAGCTATTAAAAGTAGGCACATGAACAGAGTGGGATGATTCCCTAAGGTTTCAACTACATTATACTTCCACAGGTTTCCCTCTGACTTCATAGAATATTAATAAGTAACAGAATTGTTAAGACTGGTGGCATGTTCAGCTGCCATCATCACTTTATAGATGGAAATCTGGAGCCAAAAAAATCTATTGTTATTTGTGAATAATTAAAGAAATGActagaaagttttaaaagataagaaTGAAAATTTCAAATAGCTAAAATATCTTCCTGTGTTTCATTTGACAGAAAAACCATCTATGGAAGGATGTGGTATTTCACTTCAGACTTCCCCAGGGGTGACACTGCATACACCAAGATGGCTCTGGATCGACACACTGATACTACCTATTTTCAAGAGCCCTGTGGGTAAGCGGATTAGAATTATCCATAGTGGGTCTTTACTTGTGTTGGTCTTGAATAGTTTCTTCAGCCATTTTCCATTCTATTTGAACCAAGATCATATCTGCTGCTGCTGATTTGTATGagtatttatttctctcttcctaGAAACATGAGCATTTTGAAACCCCATAGCCCAGCCTTCTTTAGACTTACAGGAATAAAAATTTGGGAAATTATTGAAAATCCACCTTACTATATGAATGGGTCCTAATTTTGTTTaaaccacacttttttttttgtcaaagtgATTACAAATAATTTACCAAAAAACTATTGTCTAACCATTAGTTTTGAAATTCATATAGTTTTCTTATATTTAGTTGTTATATTGCAAAGGAGTCAATCTTCCAAACACAGCTACCTTGGGTATGATATTGAAAGGAACTTGAATCCATTTTGCAAGAAATTggagagaaagaatgaatgaaaaataacctTACATGGAATCATAAGCTATTGAGCTTTAactaagatataattgacatatataacATTGTGAAAATTTAAGGTGAACAGCCATTATATGTAGCAATATGATTATCACCATAGCTAacagaaagtagatcttaaatgttctcaccacaaaaaacaaatggtaattatgtgacatgataaataaaTACCTACTTAACTTTCCTACCATTTGCCTCTTATTTAGAGGTACTTCTGTGgttgttattttgttgttttattattgaTCTTGCTTCTGCATATAGATGATGAGCCTGAGGCACAAAGATATTAATAAAGTGAGTGCACATATGGATTTATAAAGACAATATGAGAGGGTGATGAACTGATGGTGTGTTGAACTGTTACCTTGATCTCATAGAGGGAAATCTGAAGCCAGTTTATTCAAATGATTGTGGTACAATTGATTTCCTTCAGGGTTTATAACTTAAGAATGTTTGGTTTgggggaggaagaataaagcaggtttTAGAGCTCCTGCTCAATGTTATCAATATATGAGGAGATCAACAGTTTGCATCCTTATTCTAGGGGatacagaaggaagaaataagaaataggATGAGAAGCAGCTGAACAGGGACTGAGGTTCCAATATTGACTAACTGTTCTCTCTGCCCACTACCAGCTAGTTCATCCAACCCCCTCCCAATTAAAATTACTCTCCCCAAAGTCACCAGCAACTAACTTATTGCCATACCTAGTGTGTACTTTTCAGTCTTCATCTTACTTGACCTCCTGGGGCATGCCATTAACCACTACCTCTTCTTAAATATTCCTTCTTTTCTGGTTTTCCTCCTATATCtctcattatttttttcagtctcttGTGCTGGCTTATTCTCCACTGTCCATGTCCTAAATATTGTTGTCCCTCAAGGTTTATCTGCTTGCCCCTCTTTTCTTACTTGAAATGATCTCTACAAATGACTTCCTCCACATTGTTGGCTTTAGCTACCATGTACAGACAACTGCAAAATCTACCCATCTTCTGAGTTAAAATTCTTTAGCTGGCTACTCAATAATCCTGACCTAGAAGTTCCACAGAAAGCTCAACAGACCAGAACTgacctttgtcattttaattgtatttatttatattaggttctttttgcttttattccttccaactttatttatgtttatcactaattttactttcttattcactttctctgatttttctttttttctaaattactaTTAGCTTTATTTTTCCCTCACTAATTTGAAAATTCTGTTTGTTTTCCAGTCCATTAATAGTTGCCTTTGCCTTCCCTGTGAACATTTTCAGCCACATATGACTCAACTGTTTCAACATGCCCCTAAACTGAACTTCTTCCTCAACACTTCACAGTCCCTCACTATCATCCAGTTACATATCTTCCTGCACTCTGTCTTAGCAAATGGCATTATCATCTATCAAGTTGTATAATTGAGAAAGCTGGAATTATTCTAGATTTTTGCCTGCTTTTAATCCTCCACATGTAATAAGTTATCAAATCTTTCCAGTTCTACCACTGTAGTATCTCTTAAGTTTGTGTTCTTTTCTGTAATACCCTTCTCTAAGCTTAAGTCCACCGTGTTTTCCTCTACTCTTTCAGTTATCCACTTTTTTTGTCATCTTGTTTCCCATCACTTCATCTCCTATGCTATCATCATAATCAAgtcttaaaaatgttaatatgagAATACAGTCTCCCAGTTTAAAATccttctgtggttttctttgctATACTGACAGGAACTTCTTACTCTCTTCCTTGAATATACTTTCTTTTACATTGGTATCATTGGTCATACATTTTCTTGGCCTGGAATGCCCTCTCCTCACCTCAGTCTAATCCCAATTCAactctttctcattctttaaGACTAAAGAAAGCCATTCTCATCCACTCTAAAACATGTCTCTTTACAACACCCTGCTAGGGTAATTTCACTTCTTTACAGTCCCACTATACCTTGTATACAATCTTATTTTAGTGCCTAtgataatttatttgtagttattTGCTTAATCTCTTCTTAGTAAACTAtgggttttttttaaaacagagacTGTATCTTATTCATGCTAATATTCCTAGGGTCTGGTACATATTGTCTTCAATATACATTGCATATGTTTAGAAGAAACCTATAGAGGCTTTAATAttggaaaaaacaaaagtagttcaACTGGCTATGAAAGGAAAATTATTAGGAAattagatttatttattcatgaaaataaatgacagaaGTAGGTTCagtaattattttacatataattttctaaaattttgatacatttcattttctccaatgaacagaataattttattttttccttctctagcaTTCAAGTGTTTCACTGTCTTAAGCATGAAGGAATGGGTGGCAGGAAACTGCTAGTAGATGGATTCTATGCAGCAGAACAGGTACTTCAAAAGGTGCCTGAGGAATTTGAACTCCTCAGAAAAGTGCCATTGAAGCATGAATATATTGAAAATGTTGGAGACTGTCACAACCACATGATTGGGGTTGGGCCAGTCTTAATATCTACCCATGGAATAAAGAGCTTTATTTGATCAGGTGAGTATCAAAGAACTATCCCCCAGTGTAATTTATTTACCAAATATTAGCCTTAATATAGTGAAAATCTCTAAGATCCTTGTATCTGCCACACTTTAATCTTGGTGTACCATAGATTCTTCTCAGTATAATTCCTATTCCTAGTCTAATTCCCATGGAATAGTAAGTAGAACAACAGTCAAGGAAATCTAGATTTTTGCAGTTGGAGGAGAATTGAGatagtatttaaaaacaaaagcactaGTAAAATAAAGAACAGTTATCTAATTGTGCTCAGTGACCAAACAGCTATGGTATCCGAAAGCATGATGACCACATTTGTCTGCAGCACAGGTTTGTGTAAATCTCATATCCTGTATATCCAGTATTCTGCTAAAATATCACCACTTACTTAGATATCTTCTAGGATCATAAAACACATCATATTCAAGACTGAACTCATCATCTCTACTTATTTCCAGCCTGTTCTTCCACAACCAgttgtgaagaaaaaaataaataattgcccTTGTCCTTGCCCCTAGAATGTAGTAGGAACTACATAAATACTAATTCACTTCCCTTGGATGAGCTCCTTTGGAAAACTCTCTGTCAGTCATCTCTTGTATCTCCATTATCTAGAATAATGAGTAGGTTCTCAATATTTTTTCCaacattttataatgaatatttttaaacataaaaaacttgaaaacacaggaaaatcCATAGATTTACAACCTAGATTCTACTATTAAGTTATTACTATACTTGCTTTATTACCTAGCTACCCATCTATCAACTAATctatttttgatatatttcaaAGTACATTGTAGATATGAGTACATGTCTCTTTGAAATACTTCAACATTTGTATCCTTAAGTAGAGTTCAATATATGTTtacagattttttattttgaggtaaaatttacatacaatTATGTTAAATAGTAAATATACAGTTGCtacattttgacaaatgcatacaccTACATAGCCCAAACCCCTATCAAGATATAGAATGCTACCATCACTGCAAAAGGATCCCTTATACCCCTTCCCAGTCCAGccctacacacacaccacagaggaAACCACCATTTTGATATTTTAGCACCATATATACTTTTGCCTGTTCTAGAATAGCAAATCCATTCATTTATGAATAAACAACTGGGCTGTTTCCAGGTTGGagttattatgaataaaattgcCATGAATGTTCATATAAAagtatttttgtatatatgtgttttcatttcattcacataaatacctaagagtggaactgctgggtcatagaaTAAGTATGTGTTTAGTTTCATAAGCAGCTGccaacaatgtatgagagttgTAGCTTCCCCACATCTTTTCCAACACTTTATGTTGTCATCCattgtggtggaaatctccttggggttttaatttgcattatttaattattgatgatgttgaacatttttccaagtgcttattggccattcatatGTCATACTTTGTGAATTATCTGgttaaatcttttgcccattttttcactGGGTTATCATTTCACTATTgacttgtaggagttctttataaacCCTGGTCACCAGTTATTACCTGATATATGCTTTTGGAATATTATAGTGTGTGACTGACTTACTAATTTTTTAACAATGTCTTTTGATGagcagaaattttaattttaatgaagtgtaATTGATCAGTGTTTTCTTTAATGATCATTGTTTCTGTGACCTGTGTAAGAAATCTTTGACTACTCCCAATGATGTGAGGATAttctcctatttttttctaaaggtTTTATGGTTTTATCTTTTACATTTAAGGCTGTAATCtctctcaaattaatttttacatgttGTGAGGTAGGCGTGGAAGATCATATATTGCACATGTGGATATCCAGGTGTTATTACCACCATTGGTTGAAAAGACCTTCCTTTCTCCCATTGGATTGCTTTTGCAACTCTGTCAACAATCAAATGACCATATAAATGAGGGTTTCTTCCTGGCCTCCCTATTTGGTTCCATTATTTATTTGTGGATCCTTGTGACAGTTCCACACTGTCTTGGCTATTTCAGatttatagtaagttttaaagtcaggtaaaatgtttttgaactttgttctttttcaaaattattttgtatacTCTAGATCGGGTCTACAAAGTTTTCTACAAAGGGCTAGATTGTaagttttaggctttgtgggccatatgatCTCAATCACAACTACTTAATACTATTGTGGAAGCACAACAGTAGCCATAGacagtatgtaaatgaatgggtgtaGTTGTATTCCATAAAACAttacttacaaaaacaggcagtaagCTGTATTTGGCCCCTCAGACCACAGTTTGCCAACCCCTTTTCTAGAGTATTTacattccatataaatttcaaaATCCTTTTGTCAAGCTTTTAGGATAAAGTCTATTAGGATTATTATTGTGGTtgcttgaatctatagatcattcTGGGGAGAATAAACAAACTAACAGTTGTGAGTCTTCCAATCTGTGAACATGAccttatctttctttttatttaggtctttcaGCAGTGTTTTACAGTATTGAAGACACAGAtattgtacatattttattttattcctaaatatttttatgttttaatggtattataaaataaaaatttaatattattttccaaTTGTTGCCATTATAAAAAGTAACCCTATTCTTTTTAAGTTAGCATTGTATTATATAACCTTGCTAAGATCATTCATTAGTTctaagattttttgtttgtttttttaggtttcttgggattttctacataaacaATTGTGTTGtagagacagttttatttcttcctttccaacatatatacttatttatttgtttttcttgctttattgcactGGGTAGCATCTTCAGTTATTAGTATAGTAAATAAGAGAGACAAGACCAGACATCCTTAGGATGAAAGTGCTCAGTATTTTTCCATGTATGATATTAGCTATAAGAGTTTCAGTGGTATCTTTTATCCACTTGAGGAATTTCCCTTCAAACTttgctcagatttttaaaaatcatgaataggttttaaacttTGACAAATGCCTTTTCTTCATTTCAGTTATCAATTAAAATAATCatgctatttttcttctttattctgttaatatggtaaattatattgatttattttcaagAGTTAAACCAACTTTGCACTCCTAGGATAAAGTGTACTTCATGATTTATTATtgtacacatgtgtgtatgtTAATAGTGTAGTCCAATTAACAGATACATATCACACAGTAGGTTAAATAGGTaaagtttaatataaaaattatgaacTATGATAAAAGAGTAACTATAAGATATAAGGAAATTCTGTATAGTACCCTAGGACTAAGGCAGGGAATCCAAGAAAGAATAAACCTGGAAGTGGTTTGAACCTCAAAGAAAGAGTGGTTCCGCCACCTTAAAGCAGATAAGTTGTTGTTTTGGCCAGGCAGGAGCTGGTCTAAAGTTGTTTAGCAAACAATAGGCCACCTTAACTGACTGTATGGAAAAGGCAGAGAAGACAATCAGCAAGCTGGTTCAAAGGAGATCTGAGTGCAAATGAAAGCAGGAAGACTTAAGAGCACATAGATTGCAGGAGATGGGAGTGAGGGATGGGAGCTTGCTAAATGAGTTTTCAGTGTGTGACCCTGCCAAATATGGGAGGCTGTGCACAAGTCATGCAGGGGCTTGCCCAGGGAGTCTAGACAGGTGGCTGCATGCAGGCTGTGGGGGAGGTTCTGTGAGAGGGCTGTGGAAAGGTTATCACCAGGCTGATGATGCAAAATCACACAGGTAATAACTCCTTGGGCCCAGAGGGCTGGTGCTACCTGATATCGTCACACTCACAGAGCCAGGCCCTGGCCAGGACATGAATAGCAAGAGAAACTCTTTCTCCTTCAGTGTCCCCCCACCTTCCTCTACTGAGAAAGTTTAAAATTGAGAGAGATGTTTAAAAATGGCTGTGTAAGAGGTAAGacagaaacctcttcccaaaaacatataatatgaaaatatagaaaatacatcaaatcctgaaagagcaacagcaaAGAAGGCTGCTacagactgtctacacctggggaaaagagcagacctcaaggaacagggtaaagtaccaaagccatgatccggaGGGATCAAAACCCTTCCCTTACCTCAGCTCACCAAACGGAGGAATAGAAACagtggggaggggatggaggcctaggactgctgaacacccagccctggagttcTGCTCTCAGAGCACGAACTTACTTTACATTTTGCTCTAGAGATtagcagggttggaaagctaagacaggtggaatacttggagagactgacattccagccacttgtggaaagcaaagGTACACATCCGGCCActgtgagacaaaagaaaaatgggcagtctgagagactttctaagagggaaagggctgctaaaggagcaagaattgcacagagcatgctgctcaggagaaaggacaggtacaaAAAATTGTCTAGGTGCACTTTGctcagcagattgggaactttccaGAACTTCAGgggctccattcccctggctggctatgcagatcCAAGGGAaaccactgtgatatgcagcctactgcaccttcctCTAGGCAAGCAGAGGCTCACAAACTGGCTTCCCATGCTATTGcagcaggccagccagagggcagccccacctacagcagctacaagtgaaaaacatagaggcttctccctgcatgctcagcccaaTTACCTGGGCAGTGGACACAGGCAGCtgcaggcaggaagcaggaaagatctTTTCCTCTtgacaggcaccagtgctgcatgcctgcaaccactgccatcactccaggggctgagcagttccagagagtaaagatcctgggcactagagggtgccacctacaaatatgaaacatcaaaggaacctggttcaaaccaaaatcctgcaaatgccagaaagagggtcaagtgaaaataaacccatcgattttcctgaaagagatttcaaaataaaaatcataaatatgctcacagagctacataaaaatattcaggaattctggaatgagatacaaacattgaaGATTACACTATCTGAAACATACAAAAGGTGGATTTAAAATTAGATttgatgaagtagaggagagagtaaatgaaacacatattagagaacaggaatacaaagaagctgaggcacagagagaaaaagggatctctaggaatgaaagaatattgagagaactgtgtgaccaatccaaatggaataatatttgcattataggagtaccagaagaaaaggagagagaaaaaagggatagtgtctttgaggaggtaattgctgaaaacttccccagatgGGCCATGTacgtgcacagatctcccaacaaaatggaCCCGAGAAGACAggaacaagacatataataattaaaatagcaaagatcaaggatagaaacagaatattaaaagtaatgagacagagaaaaaagatcacatacaaaggaaaacctgtcaggctatcatcagatttctcaacagaaaccttacaggccagaagggagtcacatgatatatttaatgcaatgaagcagaagggcctcttaACAAGAACACTCTGCCTACCCagaaatatttctatttaaatttgaaggagggattaaacaatttccagataagcaaaagctcagagaatttacctcccacaaaccatctttagaGTGTATGTTGAAGgagctgctatagatggaagtgttcctaaagctaaatggcTATCACCAGAGGAAacaaaccacagtaaagaagaacaattaattactaaggagTTACAAATCAAATCAAcgacccccaaagtcaatcaaaggatacacaaagagtacagaatatgatacctaatatatatagaatggaggaggaagaaaaaagaaagtttagattgtgtttgtaaaagcatactgaattaaattagacttagatagcaaggaagttacccttgaacctttggtaaccacgaatctaaagcctgcaatggcaataagtacatacctattaacaatcaccctaagtgtaaatagtatgaatgcaccaatcaaaagatagagtcactgaatggataaaaaaacaagacccacctatatgctgcctacaatagtttcacttcaaacccaaagatgtacacagactaaaagtaaagggacggaaaaagatatttcatgcaactaatagggacaaaaaagcaggagtttcagtacttgtatcagacaaaatagacctcaaaacaaataaTTGCAAAAAAAGTCAAAAGAGGACGttgcataataataaagaggtcaTTCtagcaagaggatataaacattataaatatgcgcccaatatagaagcacct
This DNA window, taken from Manis pentadactyla isolate mManPen7 chromosome X, mManPen7.hap1, whole genome shotgun sequence, encodes the following:
- the LOC118934037 gene encoding LOW QUALITY PROTEIN: trimethyllysine dioxygenase, mitochondrial-like (The sequence of the model RefSeq protein was modified relative to this genomic sequence to represent the inferred CDS: inserted 1 base in 1 codon; substituted 1 base at 1 genomic stop codon), giving the protein MTELQYANTVMCFDYVWLQDHCHSASCYNSKIHQRSLDTATVDLGIKPRTICLHETTLFFTWPDGHVTRYDLDWLVKNSYEGQKQKVILPRILWNAEIFQQAQAPSVDFQSFLETSXGLKDFLQNFLLYGIAFVENVPPTQEHTETLAERISLIRKTIYGRMWYFTSDFPRGDTAYTKMALDRHTDTTYFQEPCGIQVFHCLKHEGMGGRKLLVDGFYAAEQVLQKVPEEFELLRKVPLKHEYIENVGDCHNHMIGVGPXLNIYPWNKELYLIR